From Solidesulfovibrio sp., one genomic window encodes:
- a CDS encoding biotin attachment protein — protein sequence MIDVKALLEKIKAAPYEEITVEAPHTGVVRFAGIEPGTRVVAASGTYGEKPGTLLAKLTREHNDKPLYAEAKGVIGTVHRELEGTFVEAGAQLAVIRHYLSKDEVIAAILRQVLYLFCAPERAKYYFIPSVDKKVKASGPRSVTVKPGMELFIVSRMKREKPLVYEGPEGVIYAVYFQHDQNVDQGAPLVGVCPESQMHLIQDVVNRVRTDWEEGE from the coding sequence GTGATAGACGTCAAAGCCTTGCTGGAAAAGATCAAAGCCGCTCCCTACGAGGAGATCACGGTGGAAGCGCCCCACACGGGCGTGGTGCGTTTCGCCGGCATCGAACCCGGAACGAGGGTCGTGGCCGCCTCGGGCACCTACGGCGAAAAGCCCGGGACGCTTTTGGCCAAGCTCACCCGCGAACACAACGACAAGCCCCTGTACGCCGAGGCCAAGGGCGTCATCGGCACCGTGCACCGGGAGTTGGAGGGCACCTTCGTCGAGGCGGGCGCGCAGCTGGCGGTCATCCGCCACTACCTGTCGAAAGACGAGGTCATCGCCGCCATCCTGCGCCAGGTGCTGTACCTGTTTTGCGCCCCGGAACGGGCCAAGTACTATTTCATCCCGAGCGTGGACAAGAAGGTCAAGGCCTCCGGGCCGCGTTCGGTCACGGTCAAGCCCGGGATGGAGCTGTTCATCGTCTCGCGCATGAAGCGGGAAAAGCCGCTCGTCTACGAAGGCCCCGAGGGGGTCATCTACGCGGTCTATTTCCAGCACGACCAGAACGTGGACCAGGGCGCGCCCCTTGTGGGCGTGTGCCCCGAGTCCCAGATGCACCTCATCCAGGACGTGGTCAACCGGGTGCGCACGGACTGGGAGGAAGGGGAGTAG
- a CDS encoding single-stranded DNA-binding protein, with the protein MAGSINKVILVGRLGQDPKLTYLPSGSPVANFSVATDESYKDRDGNKVERTEWHRVAVFGRSAEFCGNYLAKGRLVYIEGTLRTRSWDDQQGQKRYTTEVVVTGPGHTIQGLDSRGGMAAEAPMGEDEFAPQQGGRRAYQGGQGGQGGQGGQGGQGGPRGGYGGQQSGPRGGQQSAPRGNQPGYPDEGPGPAFPSEASGMDDVPF; encoded by the coding sequence ATGGCCGGAAGCATCAACAAAGTCATTCTGGTCGGCCGGCTCGGGCAGGACCCCAAGCTGACCTATCTGCCTTCGGGCAGCCCGGTGGCCAACTTCAGCGTGGCCACGGACGAGTCCTACAAGGACCGTGACGGCAACAAGGTGGAGCGCACCGAGTGGCACCGGGTGGCCGTGTTTGGCCGCTCGGCGGAATTTTGCGGCAACTACCTGGCCAAGGGGCGGCTGGTCTACATCGAGGGCACGCTTCGCACCCGCAGCTGGGACGACCAGCAGGGCCAGAAGCGCTACACCACCGAGGTGGTGGTGACCGGCCCCGGCCACACCATTCAGGGGCTCGATTCGCGCGGCGGCATGGCGGCCGAGGCCCCCATGGGCGAGGACGAATTCGCGCCTCAGCAGGGCGGCCGGCGCGCCTACCAGGGCGGGCAGGGCGGCCAAGGGGGCCAGGGCGGCCAAGGGGGCCAGGGTGGCCCGCGCGGCGGCTACGGCGGCCAGCAGTCCGGCCCGCGCGGCGGCCAGCAGAGCGCCCCGCGCGGCAACCAGCCCGGCTATCCCGACGAGGGGCCCGGCCCGGCCTTCCCCTCCGAAGCCTCGGGCATGGACGACGTGCCGTTCTAG
- a CDS encoding DUF1980 domain-containing protein, with translation MKTPFPKALLARVDGAAWLAMAGFMAWLPLAGDYWMFLNPKFKPVTLSAAMVLGVLAAYALWRPVSRPSWGRCLAYCFLAAMVGLTHGGTQAISGEIDTDPFAVAPSLPAPPPEAVPTRMTAGGKEYIPINTGELFDIAAKGPGEAWDKPYVMRGFARRDPALDAKGEFVLFRLAVWCCFADSTGVGFKVKLPPGAELPADKGWVVAYGRLTEMPADQRGEYTLPGMTFSSIAPGALFAADQVESAPVPAEQVYMYEWRVAEPYAY, from the coding sequence GTGAAAACGCCCTTCCCCAAGGCTCTGCTGGCCCGCGTCGACGGCGCCGCCTGGCTGGCCATGGCCGGCTTCATGGCCTGGCTGCCCCTGGCCGGCGACTACTGGATGTTTCTCAATCCCAAGTTCAAACCCGTCACCCTGTCCGCGGCCATGGTCCTGGGCGTGCTGGCCGCCTACGCCTTGTGGCGGCCCGTCTCCCGGCCAAGCTGGGGGCGCTGCCTCGCCTACTGCTTCCTCGCCGCCATGGTCGGCCTGACCCACGGCGGCACCCAGGCCATCTCCGGCGAAATCGACACCGACCCCTTCGCCGTGGCCCCCAGCCTGCCCGCCCCGCCCCCCGAAGCCGTCCCCACCCGCATGACGGCCGGCGGCAAGGAATATATTCCCATCAACACCGGCGAACTCTTCGACATCGCCGCCAAGGGCCCCGGCGAGGCCTGGGACAAACCCTACGTCATGCGCGGCTTCGCCCGCCGCGATCCGGCCCTGGACGCGAAAGGCGAATTCGTGCTCTTCCGCCTGGCCGTGTGGTGCTGCTTCGCCGACAGCACGGGCGTGGGCTTCAAGGTCAAACTGCCGCCCGGCGCCGAGCTCCCGGCCGACAAGGGCTGGGTCGTCGCCTACGGCCGGCTCACGGAAATGCCCGCCGACCAGCGCGGCGAATACACCCTGCCCGGCATGACCTTTTCGAGTATCGCCCCGGGCGCGCTGTTTGCCGCCGACCAGGTGGAGTCCGCCCCGGTGCCGGCCGAACAGGTCTACATGTACGAATGGCGGGTGGCGGAGCCGTACGCGTATTAG
- a CDS encoding heavy metal translocating P-type ATPase, whose product MPTHNPGHAHGHDHKLEELRPLDGQAPCCCGGACEVAGAPALDDGPPPRAAQRALFRIEAMDCPTEEAMIRKALGSMPGVAGLRFNLLARELTVHHDLPDTVGIVAAIAALGMEAVPVTADGAARRDTGETGAWVTPIQAVALVLAVVSELAEWRQFAAPWLPIACAAAAILACGLPIYKKGWIALSRRELNINALMSVAATGAIVLGQYPEAAMVLVLFAIAEQLESVSLARAGKAVTALLSLAPEVATVRRDDGSFAEISAKDVAVGSAIRIRPGERVPLDAVVAEGRSSVDQSPVTGESLPVEKAPGDALFAGTINQEGELLATSTALADDATIARITRAVVASPGKEAAMKRFVDRFAAVYTPAVFAVAVAVAVLPPLVFGGSFADWVYKGLVILVIACPCALVISTPISVVSGLAAAARRGILVKGGLFLERGGSLRAVALDKTGTVTTGRPVQTDFESLTGDPEGNRAVAASLAARSDHPVSRAVAQRAGQDGIVPGHVEDFTALPGLGVRGVVDGNAYHLGNHRLIEELGLCSPAIEARLDALEEAGKTTVLLADARGVLAIFAAADAIRPHSREAVEALSRLGVATVMLSGDNARTATAIAKEAGIPEARGDQLPEDKAAAVDALRAGLGGKGFVAMVGDGINDAPALARADIGFAMGAAGTDAAIETADVAIMDDDPRKIAAFIGLSRATMAILKQNIALALGLKGLVLALTVAGYGSMLLAVFADMGTSLLVIANGLRLLRR is encoded by the coding sequence ATGCCGACGCACAATCCCGGCCATGCCCATGGCCACGATCATAAACTTGAAGAACTGCGGCCCCTTGACGGTCAGGCGCCGTGCTGTTGCGGCGGGGCGTGCGAGGTCGCCGGCGCACCGGCCCTGGACGACGGCCCGCCGCCCCGGGCCGCCCAACGCGCGCTTTTCCGCATCGAGGCCATGGACTGCCCCACCGAGGAGGCCATGATCCGCAAGGCCCTGGGCAGCATGCCGGGTGTGGCCGGCCTGCGGTTCAATCTGCTCGCCCGGGAGCTGACGGTGCACCACGATTTGCCGGACACGGTCGGCATCGTGGCGGCCATCGCGGCGCTGGGCATGGAAGCCGTGCCCGTGACGGCGGATGGCGCCGCGCGCCGGGATACCGGCGAGACCGGGGCGTGGGTGACGCCGATCCAGGCCGTGGCCCTCGTGCTGGCCGTCGTGTCCGAGCTGGCCGAGTGGCGCCAGTTCGCCGCGCCCTGGCTGCCGATCGCCTGCGCGGCGGCGGCCATCCTGGCCTGCGGGTTGCCCATCTACAAAAAAGGCTGGATCGCCCTGTCCCGGCGCGAGCTCAACATCAATGCGCTCATGAGCGTGGCCGCGACCGGCGCCATCGTCCTGGGCCAGTATCCCGAAGCGGCCATGGTGCTCGTGCTGTTCGCCATTGCCGAGCAGCTCGAATCCGTGTCCCTGGCCCGGGCGGGCAAGGCCGTGACGGCGCTTTTATCCCTGGCGCCGGAGGTGGCCACCGTGCGCCGCGACGACGGCTCTTTTGCCGAGATATCGGCCAAGGATGTGGCCGTGGGTTCGGCCATCCGCATCCGCCCGGGCGAGCGCGTGCCGCTTGACGCCGTGGTGGCCGAGGGCCGCTCGTCGGTGGACCAGTCGCCGGTCACGGGCGAAAGCCTGCCCGTGGAAAAGGCGCCGGGCGATGCGCTTTTCGCCGGCACGATCAACCAGGAAGGGGAGCTTCTGGCCACGAGCACGGCCCTGGCCGACGATGCGACGATCGCCCGCATCACCCGGGCGGTGGTCGCCTCGCCGGGCAAGGAAGCGGCCATGAAGCGCTTCGTGGACCGGTTCGCGGCGGTCTACACCCCGGCGGTCTTTGCCGTGGCCGTAGCCGTGGCCGTGCTGCCGCCGCTGGTTTTCGGGGGGAGCTTCGCGGACTGGGTTTACAAGGGGTTGGTGATCCTGGTCATCGCCTGCCCCTGCGCCCTGGTGATTTCCACGCCGATCTCGGTGGTCAGCGGTCTGGCGGCGGCGGCGAGGCGCGGCATCCTGGTCAAGGGCGGCCTGTTCCTGGAGCGCGGCGGCTCGCTTCGGGCCGTGGCCCTGGACAAGACCGGCACCGTGACCACGGGCCGGCCGGTGCAGACGGATTTCGAGAGCCTCACCGGCGATCCGGAGGGCAACCGGGCCGTGGCGGCGAGCCTGGCGGCGCGCTCGGACCATCCCGTGTCCCGGGCCGTGGCCCAACGGGCCGGACAGGACGGCATCGTGCCCGGCCACGTCGAGGACTTCACCGCCCTGCCGGGCCTGGGTGTGCGCGGCGTGGTGGACGGGAACGCCTACCATCTGGGCAACCACCGGCTCATCGAGGAACTGGGGCTGTGTTCGCCGGCCATTGAGGCGCGCCTGGACGCCCTGGAGGAAGCCGGCAAGACCACGGTGCTGCTGGCCGACGCGCGAGGCGTCCTGGCCATCTTCGCCGCCGCCGACGCCATCCGGCCCCACAGCCGGGAGGCGGTGGAGGCGCTTTCGCGCCTGGGCGTGGCCACGGTCATGCTTTCCGGCGACAATGCCCGCACGGCCACGGCCATCGCGAAAGAAGCCGGCATACCCGAGGCCCGGGGCGACCAGTTGCCCGAGGACAAGGCGGCGGCGGTGGACGCCCTGCGGGCGGGGCTTGGCGGCAAGGGCTTCGTGGCCATGGTCGGCGACGGCATCAACGACGCGCCGGCCCTGGCCCGGGCGGACATCGGTTTCGCCATGGGCGCGGCCGGCACGGACGCGGCCATCGAGACGGCCGACGTGGCCATCATGGACGACGACCCGCGCAAGATCGCGGCGTTCATTGGCCTGTCCCGGGCGACCATGGCCATCCTCAAGCAGAACATCGCCCTGGCGCTTGGGCTCAAGGGGCTGGTGCTGGCGCTGACGGTGGCCGGGTACGGCTCCATGCTGCTGGCGGTTTTCGCGGACATGGGCACGAGCCTGCTGGTGATCGCCAACGGCCTGCGATTGCTGCGGCGCTGA
- the cadR gene encoding Cd(II)/Pb(II)-responsive transcriptional regulator, with the protein MRIGELARRTGCRPDTVRYYEKEGLLADPARSDGNYRLYDASHLARLTFIRNCRALEMNLDEIRALLSLKDGSAGDCVGVSVLLDSHIGQITERIARLTALREQLAALRECCTGTTPVEECGIMRELEERDVGGGEEGKMPPAARRG; encoded by the coding sequence ATGCGCATCGGCGAACTGGCCCGCCGCACCGGCTGTCGGCCGGATACCGTCCGCTACTACGAAAAGGAAGGCTTGCTCGCCGATCCGGCCCGCTCCGACGGCAATTATCGGCTCTACGACGCCAGCCACCTGGCCCGGCTGACCTTCATCCGCAACTGCCGGGCCCTCGAAATGAACCTGGACGAGATCCGGGCACTGCTGTCCCTCAAGGACGGTTCGGCCGGCGACTGCGTCGGGGTGAGCGTGCTGCTCGATTCGCACATCGGCCAGATCACCGAACGTATCGCCCGGCTCACCGCGCTGCGCGAGCAATTGGCCGCACTGCGGGAATGCTGTACCGGCACCACGCCCGTGGAGGAATGCGGCATCATGCGGGAACTGGAGGAACGGGACGTGGGTGGTGGCGAAGAGGGGAAGATGCCTCCGGCGGCCAGGAGGGGATGA
- a CDS encoding permease, producing the protein MNALHNLDLFAQATLSIVIEALPFLLLGSLASGLVEAYVPRERLERLLPKGRLAATAFGLALGAATPCCECGVVYLARRLMGKGVPPGAAIAFMLAAPVVNPVSILSTVVAFRGDLSMAVWRCLLVGTAALVVGYLAGGKKTEELLRPLSGREPECGCDHDHGPPGHAHHHGPATVPGTPFGSLADAMPVAALRRRARREKAASALRHAMADFLDMAKVLVFGSMVAAAFKAYVPAPVIMAMENDLALAIPGMMALAVGLSLCSQADAFVAASFSTFPLAARLAFLSLGPMLDLKLLLMWRDVFTPRLVRLLAFVPAAIVFMACVAFGIVTGGAS; encoded by the coding sequence ATGAACGCCCTGCACAACCTGGATCTGTTCGCCCAGGCCACCCTGTCCATCGTCATCGAGGCCCTGCCCTTCCTGCTGCTGGGCTCCCTGGCCTCGGGCCTGGTGGAAGCCTACGTGCCGCGCGAGCGCCTGGAGCGGCTTTTGCCCAAGGGCCGGCTGGCCGCCACCGCCTTCGGCCTGGCCCTGGGCGCGGCCACGCCCTGCTGCGAATGCGGCGTGGTCTACCTGGCCAGGCGCCTTATGGGCAAAGGCGTGCCCCCCGGTGCGGCCATCGCCTTCATGCTGGCCGCGCCCGTGGTCAACCCCGTGTCCATCCTGTCCACCGTGGTCGCCTTCCGGGGCGACCTGTCCATGGCCGTGTGGCGCTGCCTGCTGGTCGGCACGGCCGCCCTGGTCGTGGGCTACCTGGCCGGCGGGAAAAAAACCGAAGAGCTCCTGCGGCCGCTTTCCGGCCGCGAACCCGAATGCGGCTGCGACCACGACCACGGCCCGCCGGGTCATGCCCACCACCACGGCCCGGCAACCGTCCCGGGCACGCCCTTCGGGTCGCTGGCCGACGCCATGCCCGTGGCCGCCCTGCGCCGGCGCGCGCGTCGCGAGAAAGCCGCCTCCGCCTTGCGTCACGCCATGGCCGATTTCCTGGACATGGCCAAGGTGCTGGTCTTCGGCTCCATGGTCGCGGCGGCGTTTAAGGCCTACGTGCCGGCTCCGGTCATCATGGCCATGGAAAACGACCTGGCCCTGGCCATCCCGGGCATGATGGCCCTGGCCGTGGGCCTCTCGCTGTGCTCCCAGGCCGACGCCTTCGTGGCCGCCTCGTTTTCCACCTTCCCCCTGGCGGCGCGCCTGGCCTTTTTGAGCCTCGGCCCCATGCTCGACCTCAAACTCCTGCTCATGTGGCGCGACGTCTTCACGCCCAGGCTCGTGCGCCTGCTGGCCTTCGTGCCGGCGGCCATCGTGTTTATGGCCTGTGTCGCCTTCGGCATCGTCACGGGAGGCGCCTCGTGA